The following proteins come from a genomic window of Lolium rigidum isolate FL_2022 chromosome 5, APGP_CSIRO_Lrig_0.1, whole genome shotgun sequence:
- the LOC124654796 gene encoding epoxide hydrolase A-like, with translation MLDSGEVRHWSAEVNGISLHVAEQGPAAGPAVLLLHGFPELWLSWRHQMAALAARGFRALAIDLRGYGDSSAPTDPAAYTVLHLVGDAVALLDHLRLPKVFVVGHDLGAQVAWHLCLLRPDRVRAVVVLGVPYFPRAPRPATEIFAALGDGFYITQFQEHGRAEKAFARYDAATVLKKFYSIELDNITAPPGVEIIDFLEASSSSPLPWMTDEELGQYAEKFQKSGFTGPLNYYRMMDTNWRLTAPWHGAKITVPAKFIAGKKDTGFESFGTKRYVESGGLKSNVPDLEVAIIEGHHYLQQEQAERVNTEILSFLDKFSKN, from the exons atgctcgatagtgg CGAGGTGAGGCACTGGAGCGCGGAAGTCAACGGCATCTCCCTCCACGTCGCAGAGCAGGGCCCCGCCGCCGGCCCGGCGGTGCTCCTCCTCCACGGCTTCCCGGAGCTGTGGCTCTCGTGGCGCCACCAGATGGCCGCCCTCGCGGCCCGCGGCTTCCGCGCCCTCGCAATCGACCTCCGCGGCTACGGCGACTCCTCTGCCCCCACGGACCCCGCCGCCTAcaccgtcctccacctcgtcggcgACGCAGTCgcgctcctcgaccacctccgccTCCCCAAG gtGTTCGTGGTGGGCCACGACTTGGGAGCGCAGGTGGCGTGGCATCTCTGCCTGCTCCGGCCGGACCGGGTgcgcgccgtcgtcgtcctcggggTGCCCTACTTCCCACGTGCCCCTCGCCCGGCGACGGAGATCTTCGCGGCCCTCGGCGATGGGTTCTACATCACGCAGTTCCAG GAGCATGGAAGGGCTGAAAAGGCATTTGCCCGCTATGACGCCGCGACTGTCCTAAAGAAGTTCTATTCAATTGAATTAGACAACATCACCGCTCCTCCTGGAGTAGAGATCATAGACTTCTtagaggcatcatcatcatccccacTTCCTTGGATGACTGACGAAGAACTAGGCCAGTACGCCGAGAAGTTTCAGAAGTCTGGTTTCACCGGGCCGCTCAACTACTACCGCATGATGGACAC GAACTGGAGGCTCACTGCGCCATGGCATGGCGCGAAGATCACGGTGCCTGCGAAGTTCATCGCGGGCAAGAAGGACACCGGCTTCGAGTCCTTTGGAACCAAGCGCTACGTCGAGAGCGGGGGTCTGAAGTCCAATGTTCCAGACCTTGAGGTTGCCATCATCGAAGGACACCACTACCTCCAGCAAGAGCAGGCGGAGAGAGTGAACACTGAAATATTGTCCTTCCTTGACAAGTTTAGTAAGAATTGA